Genomic segment of Colletotrichum destructivum chromosome 5, complete sequence:
TGCTGGACGAAGGCTACCTCTTCATCCAGTGCTCTGAAAGAGGCATGCAAGTGGGTAGAGACCACCGAGAATAATACAGGGCTGCTGTGGAACGCCATCTACTACACGTCGGTACTCGACCGCGATCCCCTTCAGCTCGACATTGACTTGGCTGTCTCCGCCATTAAGGAAGCTGTACGGTGTTATGATAAGCTATTGAACTTGTTCAAGGTGGCCATCCAGCAGGGAGACGTGGTTGCCAGAGTCAGCCAAGCGGTAGATCAGAGCGAGCTTTTGTCTGCTGCGGTACTGATGAACGGCAAACGGGCCAAGGCGGACATGATGTCGATGACGTCCGATTCGGACGCGACTCTCTGCGACGAAAAGGGAACCGGCAAGATAACAGTGATCAAGGTCGAAGACGCGAGTAAGGCGTGGGACTGCACGGTCGAGAAACAACTGCCTCAAAAGAGGAAATGGTGGAGAGCGATGCTGAATTTAATCTGCATCAAGGTCGGATTCTcggaaagggagagaaggcCGGCCGATACGGTGGCCACAATGCAGCAACGATCGTCCGAGGTCAAACGCGCACATGCCAGACTGAGGGAGAGCGTTGAAGAATGTGAGAAGAACCCTCTTCGTTGTGGACGAAACCGAATTACGTGTCTCTCATTGCTGACCATCGTTTCCTGTTGTAGTCGCGGCCCAGGTCGAACAGTTGCGGCTATTAGCGAAGGGTTTCATCCTCCTGGTCAACCTGCAGACCGAGTGGCCACAGGTAGAGGCGATGGTAAAGAAGCCGGGTGTGAACATGGCcgaggtcaacaaggtcaCGACAGTCAATGTCATGAAGCTGTCTTGTTACAATCAGCGGACGAAGACGCTCAGCAGGCGGGCAGAAAtggtcaaggaggccgacAAGGCAATGATGCGGGACGCCATCAGCATCGTGGAGCGCAACAAGAAGCTGGAAAAAGACTTGGAAGGCATCTTCCAGGACATTCGTCAATACCAGGGTCGATAGGCGGGGGGTACGGGCGTGCCGGAAGTGCTTTGCCTGAAGGTTGAGTGAGAACCGAGGACAACGAGGCACTCTAGAGGCATAAAGAGATCCTAACTAGATAATGGCTTCGCACCGCGTACATATGTAGCGTGCGCAATATTCAAGTCGTTCTTGATAGATAGTACGAGATGGGATGCAGCGCTGTTGTCGCATGAATTCCTCGTGGCTCCAGACTATTGAGTCGCTTATCGCGAAAACCGGGGTTCGTTGCGGGGGTTCAACAGCCAGCCGGAAATAGTAACAGTGGCCCAGGCTCCCGCTCCCACATGGACAGACCCTTCGTGCAGCGAGCATGCTGAAGAtgcgcgccgacgccgtgtGGCGGACCACCCGTGTGGgacctggccgagggcggtgacgacgaggcaTGAGGAGGTCAACCGTTTGCCCCTTCATCGCGTCCGTCTGTCATCGTTTGGgatgtccttggccttgtgTGCAGCATGTGAAATGGGGAAggttttctttccttctaCGTAAGAGCGAGCGCGGCAAGGGTGAAGGCGTTGGTCAGGGTCATGGTCATGGTCATGGTCATGCGGCGTAAGCCTGAACTGCACGGTTCAGGCGGGGCGGAAGCCGCTGAAGAAGGGTGAAGACAATGGGGAAATCGCCGAGGCCTCGCGTCTGGTTGAAAGTTGCGGACTCGCTAGGCGCATATCGCGATCCGTCGCACGGGCTCGAGCCTCGGGGACGGGAGACTAAGGACCAGAGACTGGGGGCTAGACGTCGCGTGCCGTTGGTGGTTTCGGTCCAGAATTGGCGCGATCTTGGCCCCGGTCCATCATGTGCTCGGGCATGCGGCATTCACATTGTTGTCGACTTTATCAATGGCGAGCTGTTGTCTGTGGATGTGTGACTGTGGACGGTAGGGCTAGCAGAATCGTCGACTGCCGAGATGTTCGGAGATGATGAGCGAAGAAAGAGTAGTGTACCTAGGAGAGTAATCAAAAGGCAGAAACCCGAAAGATATGTCACCAGGGAAAAGAAGATATGAGAACTGAGGCCATGGGGGGATGGGCTAACTGCAGATCATGGTTCGGCGACGACTCCGATAGTTCCGGTCCGAGATGAGATGAGTGAGATGGAGGGAAGATTGACTGGGGAAGTTCGGAATGGAGAAAAcggggggagaggagaccAAGGGGAAATCCACAATACTAGACAACTATCTGGAAGAGAAGTGATAAGGAAGGTGGAGGAAACAATgaaagaaggaggagaggagtGAGTGGAAGAGtaggaagaaggagaggcgAGGGAAGGAAGTAGGGAATTTACACCGCAGGGGAAGAGCAAGGAGGAAAATGTcgaaaagaagaagctgggGGGCGTTGTTGGGAAGGGACGATATCTACGCGACTGCTTGCTGAACCAAGCCAAGGATCACATCACACACCTACCTTCCTACGTGGGTAGGTACCTGCACCTGCCTTACCTTCGATCTGCTCCTGGCTGATAAAGCAAGACCGACCCAAAACCAAAACGTCCagaatgaatgaatgaacTAAAAACAGAAGGAACtgactacctacctaaccagtcggcggcggtctgaAGACTGGAAGACTGAAAACTGAAAACTGGAGACTGCTGGTCGCCCATCCGCGGCCCATCCTTCCAGAGCAGACCTTCGTCGcgctcccccctctcctgctcatccccatccccgtccccgtccccgttcCCCGTCCTCAcgctcctccaccacctccttcCTGCCTCTGCTTCGCATCCCCTTCCCATCGCCGTTTCGCCCTCAAAACAGGAAATAGGGCGTCCAACCACTCAATAAGTAGGTTATGTCGCGAGATCAAATAAAATCCTTTTTGCTGCAATTTCGCCCGTAAATCCATGGAGCAATCCATCTTGGCCTGCTGCGACACCGCTCCTCCCATCAGGCCCCGTGTgacctcctccctctgcctacctacctacctatggccagccagcccgcTTGTTtttctctcacacacactcactcaatCAGCAGCCCCCCTTCGCGCTGCAAGTCGAAACCACGTCACGTACCATGTCCCCCATCCCTCTATCTCCCATcatctctcgtctctcttcTTCACAACAACACCTTTCGCAATCTGTCATTCTTCGTCGCAAACCTCTTTCTGCCCGTCATCCATCTCAATAACTCGAATCTACAGCTCCAGAAAGCTTTTACACGTCGTCTTCTCCACCCAGTTCCTCCATCCGTAAGTCCTCCGCCAAGTCCTATCTCATTTTTACCGCTCGtcgcgccatcgccgtcgccatcacctcccccctcctcttgtCGCCTCTTTCTCGCGAGCGCATTCACAACCGCCacgtcttcttctcgtcgcgACACATCAGTCTCGGTCGCGTCAATCCGCTGCATCTGTTCCATCAACTAATATCTTATCGCGACGCAGCAAAACACCGTCAAAATGGCCCGCGAAGGAACCCGCTCCCAGACCGGCAACTCCAAGCCCCGTGTCttccccgtcgtcgacacggcTCCCGTCCGCAAGCAAAACACGACCATTGCTGCCGACgcgaagaagcccaaggcgACTCCCGCTTCAAAGGCCGCGAAGCCCGTCGGTatcaccaagaagaaggccgctgCCACCAAGAAGAGCCCTTCTGTTGCTACTAAGGTATGCCCAAAAGAAGCCCTCTGCCTCTTGCACCCACCACCCCTCACCCCCCATTATTCGACGCACGCTTTTAGTCTCGAGATGCGCAAATTCACTGCCCTTGCTTCTTATTCTGGGGTCCGTTCGAGGATCGTTATCAAGGTCGCAGGACGTCGCGCTATGATTCTGTGTCAGGAAAAATATCAACCACGAACCTCGCGCGTCTTgtcttccccctcctcgacgagatcccTGTTGAACCCAAATACCgcgtttttttttttttaaaatCTCTCCTCCTGTCCCCTTTTCTCATCTCTCCCATTCTCTCATGCCTTTCTCGAAACCGATATTGACAACTCCCTCAGGCAAAGTCAGTAGCAAAGAAGGCCGAGAccaaggtcgccgccgccaccaaggCTGGCAAGAAGGTACGTCTTTGCGCCGCCTCCCAAGCAAGCCACGTACCGAGACCATCACCAGCTAACACATGCCCAGGAGACCAAGCCCAAGAccaccaaggccaaggcgacgcccgccgccgcctaagcctcttttcctctctctcttccactCCTCCAAAACATGGATATCAtgcctctcttccttctggGACTTGCTAGTGTCTTTTCTCAAGATACCAACTTGGTTGTTGAGCGAGCGGGACTTGGGTTTGCTATTTGTCACGTCTGCTTTTATATCTTTGGGTCAGGTTCGCGTTTCGCAGACTCTTTTTCCAATTCTCTCCCGCGGGGTTTCTCGGGCAGGCTGTTTTGTCTTCCACACCAGTCTGCCTGCCTTTTTCTTGCTGATGCCGCCACTTCGTCACTTTgggtctgtctgtctgtatGCTGGACGTTGCGGGTGATTCGGCGGAGCGAAACAAACGACACTGTCTTGTCGTCGCTAGGGATTATAGGCTGGTCTGGGTTGGGTTCGTCTTTGATTATGCTACAGAAGGGCCGATCAGGGGGGCCTAGTCTAATACATGGTGAACGGCGACGAGCACCACCAATTCACGATATTACACGTTCATCCACCACCATCTCAAACGGTTGTAGGCTTGGAGTTGCTTGCTATCCGTATCAGGAACGAAGCAAGATAAAATAAGTGTGTGTTTGCACACCATGTGGCCAACGGACTCACCTGGCTGACGTTCTACAGCTTGTGTTACCTCGCCATGAGCCTCATTAGGTAGCAAACGGTGTCCGGTTCAATAACAGGGTTATAGGAACCCCAACATGTGGGGAGTGTATTCAAAAGAAGGAGGCCCAAACCAGAACAGAACCTGAAGGAGACAAAAAGCAACCCATGTCAACGAAAGTGGTATCATCAAAGTGCGCCCAACCACGGCAGCTCGACCCAGGGGTCTCCCCTCGCCCCTGACCGACAACTtcgtccgtctctctctctctctccctttctcccttCTGAATCAACCGGTTTCTCAACACCGCCCAATAATCCAAGCGCCCGAGAACTCAATGCTGATGATGCGCCCCCAAAGCCAACCCATCCGATGCGCCGTGTCGTCATATGGCCCTCCAATTCCACCACCTCCATTAGAGGGGAAAGTTCAACGTCTGCTTGTCCCACGGTATGTCGTAATTGTTCTCCCAGTTGCGCCCGTTGCGAGGTCCCTCTTTGATGAGCTGCATCTCCCGGACCCCGCAGAACATGCCGTTGCGCCCCGTCCGCTCCACCATCTTCCACCCTTCGCGCCGCTGGTAGATCTCCTCGGTGAACcgctggccctcgacgacctggcggTGCGGGTTGGGCGTTGGAAACCGCGAGAAGtgggtgatgatggcctgcGGCAGGGCCAAGAGCCGCTCCCACCGGCGGACCAGCGGCTCGAGACGCTGCGTCCGCTTGCGGTACGCCACGCGCACGTAGGGGTTCACGAACACGCCCATGTCAGGCTCGCCCGCCTTGTCCGCAACGGTCGTcacgtcggcgaggaacAGGCAGCACTCGCAGGCGTCAAAGTACAGCTCGGGCTCGTACCGGAAGcgcaccggcgccgtcacgTTGTGCGGGTGGTCCGGGTCGATGACGTGGTGCGCCACGGCCTGCCAGTCCTTGGTCGGCATCTTCTCGTCCACGTTCTGCACCCACTTCGCCTGCATCGCCACCATGCCACCCCAGCAGCTCTTGACCGGCACGGCATCCGTCTGCGACACCATTGCCCTGCGCGAGACGGCCTTGCCCTGGCCGGTGAAGTAGGGGAAGATGGGGATGCCGTTCGAGTACCCTTCGGCGTCGCGCTGGGCGTAGAGGTCGTACTCGAGGAACGGGTTCCAGTCGTAGTCGAGGGAGCATGCCGAGAGGTAGTGGGCgcggccgtcttcgccggcgttggTGTTGAAGAGCAGGTGGGCAGCGTCGACGGGCGCAAAGAGCGCGTCGTTGAGGAACAGGATCTTGTCGTACTTTACCGTGCCGACTTTGGGGTCTTGGCCGGACTGGTCTAGCGGGTAGAGCGCGCGGTTGCGCATCTCCGACAGGTAGGCCAGGCGCTTCAGCCGTTGCGATCCGTCGGGTAGCGTGACGTGAGGGAACGCGCTGTAGTCGACTTGGCCCTCGCTGACGATCCTGTGCTTGCATGGCACGTTCTTCTTGAACTCGTCCAACGCTGCCGCGCCCAGATCACCACTGTCGTTCTCGTATATGCTCAGGAACGTGTTGTCCTCCCCGATCATGTGGATCAAATCCAATACGTTTTTCGCCCACTCCCCTCCGGTGATCTTGCCTTCGGGGTCGAACAGGCTGACGGCAATGAAGACCTTTTCATTCCGTAGGTTCGCGCAGCCGGACAAGCTGTCCGACACCAGACAGCGCTTTCTCAGATCCTTGTAGTGCTTCGGATGGCGCGTGTACGACGGGAAGAAGATGGGTGTCGCCGTGAGGACAAAGAGGACGAACAAGAACGTGTACCGCAGCAGCAACCGGGGAAGAGATCGAGGCTGACGACGGAACCTTCTCAGCAACGACCGAGGTCTGCCCCTGAGCCATGCGACGATGGTCCCCCGACCCCTCCTTTgcgacaccgacgccgagcctGGCAGTAGTGGCTCCTTGTGTTCATGGTCAAGATCGGAGTCTTCTATGGAGGAGGACGGCCGGGTTTCGGCGTAGACAATGTCGTCGGATTCGGGCATGTTCGGCTTGCGGGCCGGTCAGTCGAGCAGAGTCAGCCGCGACACAGTCTTGGGTTGAGTAACTGTCTGTCTGTACAATCTGACAACGGTTAGCATGCCTGCATATTGCGATATTGGCTGCAGTCTGCCGAAGATGGCAGAGGTAGGCTCACGTGGATATGGGAGTGGATGAAGAATGGCCTGGCCAGTATGACAGAAACACGATGTTACAGCAGATGAACGGGGACAAAGTGTCAACGTCGGCCGCCGTTTGGCAAGGTTGTTTCGAACATGCAACAACAACGCCCAAGGCAAGTCGAAGATCGGACGAAAGTGGAGGTCCGTGGCCGAAGAAAGCAGGCAAGGAGTCGCCAGTCGAGGAGCAGGGAAGCACTTTCAACGGCCTTCCTTGGCACACGTGAAGGAGGCGGATGGCGGGGGGGACGAGCTAGAAATCAAGCCAGAGAGTGCCTAGGAGGAAAGGTTAAAAAAAAATCAAGCATTGCAAGCGCGCGGTACAAGTATCTCTGGAGAATCGAAAGAAGAGAAGCGAGAGTGGAAAGGTGACAAGGACTGgaacgacggcgacgacgagccagGACGAGATAGGAATAGGCGTCAAGGTTTGGGCCGAGATGGCAGATGGGCCATGGTCCATCCACCATAGTCGGTTCATTGTTGAACGGGCGGCCCTACGGCAAAGACGGCCTCCGCCAGGAGAGAACCGCAAACAGGACTGTTTCCGCAttgggagaaagagagatgaaCATGGTTCCAACGGGGCCCCTCGTGGGGTGGGGAGAGTAAGGCTTTGCGGGAGGGGAGCCTCCCAGGTACCATGGTGTATGAGAGGGAGGGGCGCGTCAAGGTGGGAGGGAAGTGGTGGAGCTGGGGGGGTACGCGTAAGTATGTAGGGTACGATTTACGTCGATGAGGCAAGGCCATCGCAGTTGAAAAAGATTGACTGGAGATGTTTGTGAGGCAATGGAAAGAGGGACGAGTGAGCTGCGGGTTGTGGGTTGTGAgttgcgtcgtcgtcgtcaatggGGGGGGCGCATGGCTCTGAGTACACGGGATGGTGGGTAAATCGGCAGGTAGGGTGACCAGGGTTGTCAAGGTATCCGTAGTGCTGGACTAATGGTGCTTAGAGAATGGCGCAGGACGTGGAAATGAAAACGAGCATGGCCGGCCATGGACTGTGGACACGGACATGGGGGGCACAAAGCTTCGCCCTCCCTCAACGGCCTCGGAACTACGATGTATGTTTCTGTGCCGGTAACGCGGCGTGATCCTGGCCTGGAGAGTGTGTAAGCCAACCATCGGTGgcacgagggcgaggagTAAGGCAGTAGTTGTAATGAATGGGACGCTGTGGTCGTCGGTCCATTCCTCCACAAAGGATGCATGTAAGACGAGAACGAAAAGCAAAAATctcggccaaggtcgagaatTGGGTTTGATTCAGGTCCAGATTCCGCTGTGAGACACACAGCAGAGGGGGATAACTAAACAAATGGTTGACAGACTAGCCTTTCCGGATGCGGATAGGGATCTAGTATCAGATGTCAGGGGAGTCGAGGtcaaaaaaagagaagaaagagtAGCATAGGGGAGGGGTGGTTGCTTCCGGCGCCTGCCACCACCTTGCCTGGCAGTCAGTCTACATGTACACTACCACTACCTGAGGTACCTacagtacctacctaccttgtGCAGCGGGCAGCTCCTTATGCATTGTGTTGGTTGCCCTTCAAGGACAGAGGTCAATGCTCAAGGGGGTAGGTGCCTTGACAAAGACACAAGGGGAAAGGCGGGCCTgtcacgccgccgccattgaGGCTGCCCGTCTCTTTGTTTGTTTGCAAGCTGTCGTCCGACCGGGTGGAGTCTTGATTTATAGCATTGTGTCCATCGtcacctcggccgcgccgcAATGGCTGCACACGGAACATTCTCTCCCGGAACTGGAACCCCTTGATGCATTGCAGTCAATCAGCTTGGCGAAGGATCAATAGAAGGCCAAGGAAGGGGAAGCAAGGGCAGCGGGAGTCCCAGCATCGCAGATCATGTAGTGTAGCgtagcagcagcaccgcacccaggggatggatggatggatacaCTTGGCGCTTTCGAGGTTCCGGCCCCTTGTAGACTCGTTCGCTCACCCTGGTTGAGCGCCATGCTAGTCTCAGAAAAGCTTAGCCCGGCCGGCTGCATACCACTACCGGGTGCACGGGTCCTCTCGCTTGCCATCTTCCGGCCCGAGAATTCTTCCGCTACCTCTTGAACGTACacgtactctgtactctgtacacgTACATAGAATTGTACCCGCATCCCGAAATACCTACCTTCCATACGTCACCCCCCTTTTAATGGAAGCTCAACAATCCTTCCACCCGCCATCCATTCATCCACTCTTCCACGGACATGATCCATGCCATTATCCGGATCCGCTCCTCTGGGATTCCAGGTCCCACAAGCCGGGGTCCGTGGGACCTGTGGGACGAACATGGGCTTGGTGATACGCCGAAATTTTTCAAGCTGGACTCGTCGAAACAAATTGTTAAGAATAGCCCATCCCCTTCCAAACTGAACTGGCTCGCCGGCATTGACTGTCCACCAAAGGCATCTCTAAAATGTTCTTCAACCTACCTAGGCACTCACGGTTACCCTCTTGGTCACCGGGAACCTCCATTCGTTAAGTCACCCACTGTTCACCTACTCCGTTGTTGAAGTCGCCCAGTTATTCATACCAACGCGTGCCATCACTTCCCATAACTACCACCATATACCCCTCGGCGTGGCCGCTCCACTGAGTGGCTATTCATGTCTGGTCCGCGCTTCATTCGTGGAGATCCGTAGCAAGTTTCTCCTTAGTCAATTCTCCACCGCTGTCGGCACTGCGCCTCCCCCACCTTCATTTCGGCTCCGCGGCATGGCGACAGCTCCACCTCGAGACCGCGGATTGCGATTCGCGGCCTCCGATCGATCACCCTCTGTGTCAGCACCCAATCCCGCCCATCCTGCCATGCCATGGCCTGTCGCCATGCTATTCATCTCCCGCTAGTATTTGGGTCCAAGTACGCGCCATCTTGCCTGTACTCTCGCTTCTTTCTATACGAACATCCAAAACCCCATCCCGTATTCTGACAGCAATTTCCCCCCCTTCAGGAGCCAGCCATTTTAGACAGGACAACTGCGCTTCTGCTTCCTCAACTACTGTCTTCGCTGTCTCAAGAGATACCCGCCTACGATATGAACTGAACCAATTCCACAATTGGGTAAGCAGAGGCGCAGTCACAATCTTATCTCTACCGCCTACACTGTCCAGACGGCGTTAGAGCACCTAACCTAGCCAGACGTGACTACACATACTTGCCGTCCCTGGGCTTTGAAAAGGGGACGGGGAAATGCAATCATCTCTTCAACACTACTACTATGTACGCGAACTTGCTTGCCAATTGGTCTAAACATACTCCAAAGTGTTCTTTCTTTGCGGCGAGTTGAAATACTCGTCCGActtggccgccatggccttcTCGCGGCGCGTCCCGAAGAAccaggcggcgacggtgaccaGCGTGAGCCCTACAGCCAGGACAAAAAACAGCCAGATGTGCTTCGATACGATGGTTTGTCCCTCAATAGCCTCCCAGTTAAACATGTCCATCGAGAAGATACTCTGGAGCAGAAGTCAGTATACCTCGACGATAGCCAAGCTGGGTTGGCAATATCAACAACGTACCGCAACGCTGGAAAGAGGAAGATAGATCATCGTCAAGAGCGCTATGGTCCTCATTTGTGCGCTCTCCACTTTCGTCTGGACCGCAATCGCCGCGTTGGCTTGCGAAATCTTCGTGTTGGTTTTCGAATCCTGTCTTGCAATGTGATTCCAGACCTGTGCCAAGTCAGTTACTAGTGGGTTGGTCTAGAACCAGTCCAGATAACTCACAGTCTGCATGGCGAGTGACATGTTGCAGATCATCATGTTGCAGTCGTCAATCTTGTCGTCGTACTCGATCAAGATATCTTCGACCCGTGTCCTCATCTTGGTCCCTGTGTCCACTAGTCCTGGTTCTCTCATATGTTCTCGAGGCATGTTGTCAACCCTGAGCGATTCAATCTCCCGCTCCACAACGGACATCTCTTTCAACAGCTTGGCCATTTGACGTTTCACCGCCGAGATATGACTGACCAAGTCTCGACTTCCCATGCAGAGGTTCAGATGTTCCTGTGTCCTTTTGCCGTCCGCGTCGGATTCCGGGCTCCAGGGGTCTGCCTTGGAAGCAGAATTCAACCTTTCCGATCGAAGGGCGAAAACGTCCAGGAGATTTTCGGCCATTTCTACCAGCCGCGTTCGTTCCAACTCCGCAAATATCCCTGGGATGAGCAATGGGTGGTGGAATTGTCCATCTGCTTTCCGTATCCTTCTCTCGATGTCCCCCATCTGCTCGTCGTTGCATCCATACACGACGGCAAACGTTGAGTTGGTGTCCGGGATGTGCGTGGTGGACATGGCCAAGTCGTCAGGTAAACTTGCCGACATTCGTGCCGTGAAGGCTTCCAAGGCGGTCAGTTGAGAGCTCTGGCGCAAACAACATTGCAAAGGACTTACACATCTTGACTTGTCCCGAAATCGAATCGTATTCGCGAGCAGACGAAAAACACGGAACCCGCCTGGAAATCGTCCGTTTGACGTTGAGAGATACATGGAAGTCTTTGGTGAGTCGTTTCCACGTATTCCTCGTGAACGGAAGATCTTTCACAGGCCCTGGGCTCTCATCAAAGACAGGAGGGCCACGATTGCATAGACTATTAGGAGGTATTAGAGATAGTCAAACATGATAGGGGTCTTACGGCTTCAGGCTACCCACACCACATTCAGTCCCGACTTGAGCGGTTCCCTGTCTGAAGACGTGTTCGAAGTCTGATCGTTATCAGCGTCGTGTCTTCCAATGAGATTGGAACGCCTACAGAGTCAAACCATTTCTCCCAGTCTTCTTTCGTGCAGAGAATATCTTTTGTGCACTATCACGTGTTGGTCAGCCAAGATGGACCTCTTGTAATTTGGTTTCTTACTCACGTCTTCACCCTCCAGCTTACGAAGTACGACTGCTTTCCGTTCTCCATATTCAAAAAAGTCCAAATCCGATGCCATCCACATTCTATGCTGAACCGGCAAATCCATTTTCTCCCTGATCTCAGATTCGTCTGAATTTTGGAGCCTGCAAATTGAGGTGAATGGGTTTTTGTAGAT
This window contains:
- a CDS encoding Putative corA, transmembrane region codes for the protein MSFTARMSASLPDDLAMSTTHIPDTNSTFAVVYGCNDEQMGDIERRIRKADGQFHHPLLIPGIFAELERTRLVEMAENLLDVFALRSERLNSASKADPWSPESDADGKRTQEHLNLCMGSRDLVSHISAVKRQMAKLLKEMSVVEREIESLRVDNMPREHMREPGLVDTGTKMRTRVEDILIEYDDKIDDCNMMICNMSLAMQTVWNHIARQDSKTNTKISQANAAIAVQTKVESAQMRTIALLTMIYLPLSSVASIFSMDMFNWEAIEGQTIVSKHIWLFFVLAVGLTLVTVAAWFFGTRREKAMAAKSDEYFNSPQRKNTLEYV
- a CDS encoding Putative mannosyltransferase 1, CMT1, encoding MPESDDIVYAETRPSSSIEDSDLDHEHKEPLLPGSASVSQRRGRGTIVAWLRGRPRSLLRRFRRQPRSLPRLLLRYTFLFVLFVLTATPIFFPSYTRHPKHYKDLRKRCLVSDSLSGCANLRNEKVFIAVSLFDPEGKITGGEWAKNVLDLIHMIGEDNTFLSIYENDSGDLGAAALDEFKKNVPCKHRIVSEGQVDYSAFPHVTLPDGSQRLKRLAYLSEMRNRALYPLDQSGQDPKVGTVKYDKILFLNDALFAPVDAAHLLFNTNAGEDGRAHYLSACSLDYDWNPFLEYDLYAQRDAEGYSNGIPIFPYFTGQGKAVSRRAMVSQTDAVPVKSCWGGMVAMQAKWVQNVDEKMPTKDWQAVAHHVIDPDHPHNVTAPVRFRYEPELYFDACECCLFLADVTTVADKAGEPDMGVFVNPYVRVAYRKRTQRLEPLVRRWERLLALPQAIITHFSRFPTPNPHRQVVEGQRFTEEIYQRREGWKMVERTGRNGMFCGVREMQLIKEGPRNGRNWENNYDIPWDKQTLNFPL